A stretch of Camelina sativa cultivar DH55 chromosome 18, Cs, whole genome shotgun sequence DNA encodes these proteins:
- the LOC104760805 gene encoding indole-3-glycerol phosphate synthase, chloroplastic-like isoform X2 produces the protein MEGLCLTLQPLPSSAIQRRLSTFNFHNRLTKPSSCAPLRAHQKSGITEGSDSALEGKVSDLKISEQEVNIYQNEVVESQGIKIRRRPPTGPPLHYVGPFEFRLQNEGNTPRNILEEIVWHKDKEVSQMKERKPLYTLKKALDNVPPAQDFIGALRSAHQRTGLPGLIAEVKKASPSRGILREDFNPVEIAQAYEKGGAACLSVLTDEKYFKGSYENLQAIREAGVKCPLLLKEFIVEAWQIYYGRSKGADAVLLIASVLPDLDIKYMIKICKILGMATLVEVHDEREMDRVLAIEGVDLIGINNRNLETFEVDLGITKKLLEGERGELIRQKDILVVGESGLFTPEDIAFVQEAGVKAVLVGESLIKQSDPGKAISTLFGRDISE, from the exons ATGGAAGGACTTTGTTTAACCCTTCAGCCCTTACCTTCCTCCGCCATTCAACGGCGTCTCTCTACGTTTAACTTCCACAACAGACTTACCAAACCCTCTTCTTGTGCTCCTCTTcgtgctcatcaaaag tctGGAATTACAGAAGGTTCTGATTCAGCATTGGAGGGTAAAGTGAGTGATCTCAAGATCAGTGAGCAAGAAGTGAATATATACCAGAATGAAGTAGTTGAAAGTCAGGGTATTAAGATAAGGAGAAGACCACCAACTGGACCTCCATTGCATTACGTTGGACCTTTTGAGTTCCGCCTTCAGAACGAGGGCAATACGCCTCGTAAC ATTTTGGAAGAGATTGTATGGCACAAGGATAAAGAAGTTTCTCAG atgaaagagagaaagcCACTTTATACCTTGAAGAAGGCTCTTGATAATGTTCCACCTGCTCAAGACTTCATTGGTGCTCTTAGATCTGCTCATCAAAGAACCGGGTTGCCTGGTTTAATAGCTGAGGTTAAGAAAGCTTCACCAAGCAGAGGAATTCTAAGAGAGGATTTTAACCCG GTTGAAATTGCACAAGCTTATGAGAAGGGTGGAGCAGCATGTCTTAGTGTTTTGACAGATGAAAAATACTTCAAG GGAAGCTATGAGAACCTGCAAGCTATAAGGGAAGCTGGTGTAAAG tgCCCTTTGCTGTTGAAAGAGTTCATTGTTGAGGCATGGCAGATATACTATGGTAGAAGCAAGGGCGCAGATGCAGTTCTGTTGATCGCTTCTGTGTTACCTGACCTTGACATCAAATACATGATTAAGATTTGCAAAATACTTGGAATGGCTACACTTGTGGAG GTTCATGACGAAAGGGAGATGGATCGTGTTCTTGCAATTGAAGGAGTCGATCTCATTGGCATCAATAACCGTAACCTTG AAACATTTGAGGTAGATCTTGGTATCACAAAGAAGCTTCTTGAAGGAGAGCGTGGCGAACTGATCCGTCAAAAAGACATCCTC GTGGTTGGAGAATCTGGGTTATTCACTCCCGAAGATATCGCCTTTGTACAAGAAGCCGGCGTCAAAGCA GTTCTAGTCGGCGAATCTCTTATTAAACAAAGCGATCCCGGGAAGGCAATCAGCACCCTTTTTGGAAGAGATATCTCAGAGTAG
- the LOC109124542 gene encoding acetyl-CoA acetyltransferase, cytosolic 1-like, with the protein MAHTADSVNPKDVCIVGVARTPMGGFLGSLSSLPATKLGSLAIAAALKRANVDPSLVQEVVFGNVLSANLGQAPARQAALGAGIPNSVICTTVNKVCASGMKAVMIAAQSIQLGINDVVVAGGMESMSNTPKYLAEARKGSRFGHDSVVDGMLKDGLWDVYNDCGMGSCAELCAEKFEITREQQDDYAVQSFERGIAAQEAGAFTWEIVPVEVSGGRGRPSTIVDKDEGLGKFDAAKLRKLRPSFKENGGTVTAGNASSISDGAAALVLVSGEKALQLGLQVLAKIKGYGDAAQEPEFFTTAPALAIPKAIAHAGLESSQVDYYEINEAFAVVALANQKLLGISPEKVNVNGGAVSLGHPLGCSGARILITLLGILKKRNGKYGVGGVCNGGGGASALVLELL; encoded by the exons ATGGCCCATACAGCAGATTCTGTGAATCCGAAAG ATGTTTGCATTGTGGGTGTTGCACGCACTCCAATGGGTGGCTTTCTTGGATCTCTTTCGTCTTTGCCTGCTACAAAGCTTGGATCTTTAGCTATTGCAG CTGCTTTGAAGAGAGCAAATGTTGATCCATCTCTTGTCCAAGAAGTTGTATTTGGCAATGTTCTTAGTGCTAATTTGGGTCAAGCTCCTGCTCGTCAGGCTGCTTTAGGTGCAGGAATCCCTAACTCTGTTATTTGTACCACTGTCAACAAGGTTTGTGCATCAGGCATGAAAG CGGTAATGATTGCTGCACAAAGTATCCAGTTAGGGATCAATGACGTAGTTGTGGCTGGTGGCATGGAAAGCATGTCTAATACACCTAAATATTTGGCAGAAGCGAG GAAAGGATCTCGATTTGGTCATGATTCAGTAGTAGATGGAATGCTAAAGGATGGACTTTGGGATGTCTATAACGACTGTGGGATGGGAAGTTGCGCAGAATTGTGCGCTGAGAAGTTTGAGATAACAAGGGAGCAGCAA GATGACTATGCAGTTCAGAGTTTTGAGCGTGGTATTGCTGCCCAGGAAGCTGGGGCCTTCACATGGGAAATCGTCCCG GTTGAAGTTTCTGGAGGAAGAGGTAGGCCATCAACCATTGTTGACAAGGATGAAGGTCTTGGGAAG TTTGATGCTGCAAAGTTGAGGAAACTCCGTCCTAGTTTCAAGGAGAATGGAGGCACTGTTACAGCTGGAAATGCATCTAGCATAAG TGATGGTGCAGCTGCTCTTGTCCTAGTGAGTGGAGAGAAGGCGCTTCAGCTAGGACTTCAAGTGCTCGCAAAAATTAAAGGTTATGGTGATGCAGCTCAG GAACCAGAGTTTTTCACTACTGCTCCTGCTCTTGCGATACCAAAAGCCATTGCACATGCTGGTTTGGAATCTTCTCAAGTTGATTACTATGAGATCAATGAAGCATTTGCA GTTGTAGCACTAGCTAATCAAAAGCTACTTGGGATTAGTCCG GAGAAGGTGAACGTAAACGGAGGAGCTGTCTCTTTAGGACATCCTCTAGGCTGCAGTGGCGCTCGTATTCTAATCACATTGCTTGGGATACTAAAGAAGAGAAACGGAAAGTACGGTGTGGGAGGAGTGTGCAACGGAGGCGGAGGTGCTTCTGCTCTTGTTCTTGAACTCCTTTGA
- the LOC104760805 gene encoding indole-3-glycerol phosphate synthase, chloroplastic-like isoform X1 has translation MEGLCLTLQPLPSSAIQRRLSTFNFHNRLTKPSSCAPLRAHQKSGITEGSDSALEGKVSDLKISEQEVNIYQNEVVESQGIKIRRRPPTGPPMHYVGPFEFRLQNEGNTPRNILEEIVWHKDKEVSQMKERKPLYTLKKALDNVPPAQDFIGALRSAHQRTGLPGLIAEVKKASPSRGILREDFNPVEIAQAYEKGGAACLSVLTDEKYFKGSYENLQAIREAGVKCPLLLKEFIVEAWQIYYGRSKGADAVLLIASVLPDLDIKYMIKICKILGMATLVEVHDEREMDRVLAIEGVDLIGINNRNLETFEVDLGITKKLLEGERGELIRQKDILVVGESGLFTPEDIAFVQEAGVKAVLVGESLIKQSDPGKAISTLFGRDISE, from the exons ATGGAAGGACTTTGTTTAACCCTTCAGCCCTTACCTTCCTCCGCCATTCAACGGCGTCTCTCTACGTTTAACTTCCACAACAGACTTACCAAACCCTCTTCTTGTGCTCCTCTTcgtgctcatcaaaag tctGGAATTACAGAAGGTTCTGATTCAGCATTGGAGGGTAAAGTGAGTGATCTCAAGATCAGTGAGCAAGAAGTGAATATATACCAGAATGAAGTAGTTGAAAGTCAGGGTATTAAGATAAGGAGAAG ACCACCCACTGGACCTCCAATGCATTACGTTGGACCTTTTGAGTTCCGCCTTCAGAACGAGGGCAATACGCCTCGTAACATTTTGGAAGAGATTGTATGGCACAAGGATAAAGAAGTTTCTCAG atgaaagagagaaagcCACTTTATACCTTGAAGAAGGCTCTTGATAATGTTCCACCTGCTCAAGACTTCATTGGTGCTCTTAGATCTGCTCATCAAAGAACCGGGTTGCCTGGTTTAATAGCTGAGGTTAAGAAAGCTTCACCAAGCAGAGGAATTCTAAGAGAGGATTTTAACCCG GTTGAAATTGCACAAGCTTATGAGAAGGGTGGAGCAGCATGTCTTAGTGTTTTGACAGATGAAAAATACTTCAAG GGAAGCTATGAGAACCTGCAAGCTATAAGGGAAGCTGGTGTAAAG tgCCCTTTGCTGTTGAAAGAGTTCATTGTTGAGGCATGGCAGATATACTATGGTAGAAGCAAGGGCGCAGATGCAGTTCTGTTGATCGCTTCTGTGTTACCTGACCTTGACATCAAATACATGATTAAGATTTGCAAAATACTTGGAATGGCTACACTTGTGGAG GTTCATGACGAAAGGGAGATGGATCGTGTTCTTGCAATTGAAGGAGTCGATCTCATTGGCATCAATAACCGTAACCTTG AAACATTTGAGGTAGATCTTGGTATCACAAAGAAGCTTCTTGAAGGAGAGCGTGGCGAACTGATCCGTCAAAAAGACATCCTC GTGGTTGGAGAATCTGGGTTATTCACTCCCGAAGATATCGCCTTTGTACAAGAAGCCGGCGTCAAAGCA GTTCTAGTCGGCGAATCTCTTATTAAACAAAGCGATCCCGGGAAGGCAATCAGCACCCTTTTTGGAAGAGATATCTCAGAGTAG
- the LOC104760805 gene encoding indole-3-glycerol phosphate synthase, chloroplastic-like isoform X3: MEGLCLTLQPLPSSAIQRRLSTFNFHNRLTKPSSCAPLRAHQKSGITEGSDSALEGKVSDLKISEQEVNIYQNEVVESQGIKIRRRPPTGPPLHYVGPFEFRLQNEGNTPRNILEEIVWHKDKEVSQMKERKPLYTLKKALDNVPPAQDFIGALRSAHQRTGLPGLIAEVKKASPSRGILREDFNPVEIAQAYEKGGAACLSVLTDEKYFKGSYENLQAIREAGVKCPLLLKEFIVEAWQIYYGRSKGADAVLLIASVLPDLDIKYMIKICKILGMATLVEVHDEREMDRVLAIEGVDLIGINNRNLETFEVDLGITKKLLEGERGELIRQKDILVVGESGLFTPEDIAFVQEAGVKAVLVGESLIKQSDPGKAISTLFGRDISE, from the exons ATGGAAGGACTTTGTTTAACCCTTCAGCCCTTACCTTCCTCCGCCATTCAACGGCGTCTCTCTACGTTTAACTTCCACAACAGACTTACCAAACCCTCTTCTTGTGCTCCTCTTcgtgctcatcaaaag tctGGAATTACAGAAGGTTCTGATTCAGCATTGGAGGGTAAAGTGAGTGATCTCAAGATCAGTGAGCAAGAAGTGAATATATACCAGAATGAAGTAGTTGAAAGTCAGGGTATTAAGATAAGGAGAAGACCACCAACTGGACCTCCATTGCATTACGTTGGACCTTTTGAGTTCCGCCTTCAGAACGAG GGCAATACGCCTCGTAACATTTTGGAAGAGATTGTATGGCACAAGGATAAAGAAGTTTCTCAG atgaaagagagaaagcCACTTTATACCTTGAAGAAGGCTCTTGATAATGTTCCACCTGCTCAAGACTTCATTGGTGCTCTTAGATCTGCTCATCAAAGAACCGGGTTGCCTGGTTTAATAGCTGAGGTTAAGAAAGCTTCACCAAGCAGAGGAATTCTAAGAGAGGATTTTAACCCG GTTGAAATTGCACAAGCTTATGAGAAGGGTGGAGCAGCATGTCTTAGTGTTTTGACAGATGAAAAATACTTCAAG GGAAGCTATGAGAACCTGCAAGCTATAAGGGAAGCTGGTGTAAAG tgCCCTTTGCTGTTGAAAGAGTTCATTGTTGAGGCATGGCAGATATACTATGGTAGAAGCAAGGGCGCAGATGCAGTTCTGTTGATCGCTTCTGTGTTACCTGACCTTGACATCAAATACATGATTAAGATTTGCAAAATACTTGGAATGGCTACACTTGTGGAG GTTCATGACGAAAGGGAGATGGATCGTGTTCTTGCAATTGAAGGAGTCGATCTCATTGGCATCAATAACCGTAACCTTG AAACATTTGAGGTAGATCTTGGTATCACAAAGAAGCTTCTTGAAGGAGAGCGTGGCGAACTGATCCGTCAAAAAGACATCCTC GTGGTTGGAGAATCTGGGTTATTCACTCCCGAAGATATCGCCTTTGTACAAGAAGCCGGCGTCAAAGCA GTTCTAGTCGGCGAATCTCTTATTAAACAAAGCGATCCCGGGAAGGCAATCAGCACCCTTTTTGGAAGAGATATCTCAGAGTAG